The proteins below are encoded in one region of Pseudomonas putida S13.1.2:
- a CDS encoding acyl-CoA dehydrogenase family protein, translating to MSAIEQFRQATRQWLEANCPPSLRTPTPDGEIVWGGRQVDFPSEDARLWFERMRDKGWFCPQWPSEYGGGGLSAEYNAVLESELRRLKCRPAQINLGIWMLGPVLLEFGSEAQKQALLPPMCRGEVRWCQGFSEPNAGSDLASLKTSAVADGDDFVINGTKIWTSYGDKSDWMYALVRTDPKAPKHQGISLIVLDMKSPGVSVSPIDLISGKSAFCQVFFDNVRVPQSQLIGPLNGGWNLGKSLLQHERKAMSKFGEFSLPTHFHLLPLIERYLPDSQAPADQALRARAQACAMNEHAYNLTVQRMGEEARAGLDISAIMAIMKLVHTEQERDKFEILLDALGYRALGLEGEPFSSQELAITRGWLNSFALTISGGSSEVQLNVIAKRVLNLPSA from the coding sequence ATGAGCGCAATCGAGCAGTTCAGGCAAGCGACGCGCCAATGGCTGGAGGCCAATTGCCCGCCATCGCTGCGCACGCCCACCCCCGACGGCGAAATCGTCTGGGGTGGCCGTCAAGTAGACTTTCCCAGCGAAGACGCCCGGCTCTGGTTCGAGCGTATGCGTGACAAAGGCTGGTTCTGCCCGCAATGGCCCAGCGAATACGGCGGTGGCGGGTTGAGCGCCGAGTACAACGCGGTGCTGGAAAGCGAGCTGCGCCGGCTAAAGTGTCGGCCCGCGCAGATCAACCTGGGCATCTGGATGCTCGGCCCGGTGCTGCTGGAGTTCGGTAGCGAAGCGCAGAAGCAGGCGCTGCTGCCACCGATGTGTCGTGGTGAGGTGCGCTGGTGCCAAGGCTTCTCCGAACCCAATGCTGGTTCCGACCTCGCCAGCCTGAAAACCTCGGCGGTGGCCGATGGCGATGACTTCGTGATCAACGGCACCAAGATCTGGACCTCCTATGGCGACAAGTCCGACTGGATGTACGCCCTGGTGCGCACTGATCCGAAAGCGCCCAAGCACCAGGGGATCAGCCTGATCGTGCTGGACATGAAAAGCCCCGGGGTGAGTGTTTCACCGATTGACCTGATCAGCGGCAAATCGGCTTTCTGCCAAGTGTTCTTCGATAACGTGCGCGTTCCGCAAAGCCAGTTGATCGGGCCGCTCAACGGTGGCTGGAACCTGGGCAAGAGCCTGCTGCAGCACGAGCGCAAGGCCATGTCCAAGTTCGGCGAGTTCAGCCTGCCCACGCACTTTCACCTGCTGCCGTTGATCGAACGCTACCTGCCCGACAGCCAGGCGCCTGCTGACCAGGCCCTGCGTGCTCGGGCCCAGGCCTGCGCGATGAATGAACATGCCTACAACCTCACCGTGCAGCGCATGGGCGAGGAGGCCCGGGCTGGCCTGGATATCAGCGCGATCATGGCCATCATGAAACTGGTGCATACCGAGCAGGAGCGCGACAAGTTCGAGATCCTCCTCGATGCCCTTGGCTACCGCGCGCTGGGCCTTGAAGGCGAGCCGTTCAGCAGCCAGGAACTGGCGATTACCCGTGGCTGGCTCAACAGCTTTGCCCTGACCATTTCCGGCGGTTCGTCGGAGGTGCAGTTGAATGTCATCGCCAAGCGGGTCTTGAACCTGCCCAGTGCTTGA
- a CDS encoding acyl-CoA dehydrogenase family protein, producing MSLVYSEEQRLLADSAREFLAARSPVAAQRRLRDEASVPGYDPQLWQEAVGLGWSGIPFPEALGGLEFGCMGLGPIFEAMGRNLSASPLLSSVVLGGSLIHLAGGAAQQDQWLTAVISGERRLALALDEKPRHAPEHTALTATAEAGGYRLDGEKFFVIDGLGADAYLVAARTSGRAGEKQGISVFLIPANTPGLQVSALTLIDSRNCARLRLSAVQVGSEALLGTLGGAWSVLDEALDRGRACLAAELLGAAEQLFAMTLEYLKTRVQFDVPIGSFQALQHRAARLHVELQLARSAVMAALAALDDNALSAAERGRLVSLGKWKAGEVAAQVSNEAVQMHGGIGVTDELDVGLYLKRIRVAQAGLGDSDFQCARYAAFASLEN from the coding sequence ATGAGTCTGGTGTATAGCGAAGAGCAACGCCTGTTGGCCGACAGCGCCCGCGAATTCCTCGCGGCGCGCAGCCCGGTGGCGGCGCAGCGGCGCCTGCGCGACGAGGCAAGCGTGCCAGGGTATGACCCGCAGCTGTGGCAAGAAGCCGTGGGCCTGGGCTGGAGTGGCATTCCATTTCCCGAGGCGCTGGGCGGGCTTGAATTCGGCTGCATGGGCCTGGGGCCGATTTTCGAGGCCATGGGCAGAAACCTCTCGGCTTCACCCTTGTTGTCCAGTGTGGTACTCGGTGGCTCGCTGATCCATCTGGCTGGCGGCGCTGCGCAACAGGACCAGTGGCTGACGGCGGTGATCAGTGGCGAGCGGCGCCTGGCCCTGGCACTGGATGAAAAACCGCGCCATGCCCCTGAGCACACGGCACTGACGGCGACGGCCGAGGCTGGTGGTTATCGTCTGGATGGCGAGAAATTCTTCGTCATCGATGGCCTGGGCGCCGATGCCTACCTGGTTGCGGCGCGCACCAGTGGCCGCGCGGGTGAGAAGCAGGGCATCAGTGTATTCCTGATCCCGGCGAACACCCCGGGCTTGCAGGTCAGCGCATTGACGCTGATCGACTCGCGCAATTGCGCGCGGCTACGTCTGAGTGCCGTGCAAGTGGGCAGCGAAGCTTTGCTTGGTACGCTCGGTGGGGCTTGGTCGGTGCTGGACGAGGCGCTGGACCGGGGACGTGCTTGCCTGGCCGCCGAGTTGCTCGGCGCTGCCGAGCAACTGTTTGCCATGACCCTGGAATACCTCAAGACCCGCGTGCAGTTCGATGTCCCCATCGGTTCGTTCCAGGCCCTGCAACATCGGGCCGCGCGCTTGCATGTGGAGTTGCAGCTGGCCCGCAGCGCGGTGATGGCGGCATTGGCCGCACTCGATGACAACGCGTTGAGCGCGGCCGAGCGCGGGCGGCTGGTGAGCCTGGGCAAATGGAAGGCCGGCGAGGTGGCCGCCCAGGTCAGCAATGAGGCGGTACAGATGCACGGTGGCATCGGTGTCACCGATGAGCTGGACGTCGGCCTTTACCTCAAGCGGATTCGCGTAGCCCAGGCGGGCCTGGGTGACAGTGACTTCCAGTGCGCGCGCTACGCCGCTTTTGCGTCTTTGGAGAACTAA
- a CDS encoding class I adenylate-forming enzyme family protein — protein MKLEQWRNAWQQLIGPGSPFEVVSSPNDGLRYFRHAPANLLEAIDAGRAHGEREFLVWEQQRLTFAGFFDQVDRLAAQLAQRFGVKQGDRVAIAMRNQPAWLVAFVAVQRCGAVCVPLNSWGLRDELFHGLQDSGAQVLVCDEQRLQLLTSDLLAQRLVSIVVGVPAGQALAANCQRFEELIQGPLLALPAIQINPADPALILYTSGTTSRAKGVLSSHRAICQALAALEFQSAFCAVSSPERIQAVIASGLAPTNLMAVPLFHVSGLHAQFLLGLRSGRRLLLMYKWDVDKAFDLIRDERCTQFNGAPVMMQQLLGSPRFASTDSDSLYGLGLGGAVASSRLLAHISKRKPHAIGGSGYGLTESNGIGAAVGGDQFVYKPDSVGWPLPIVDVCIGPDPYSPLPAGRSGLIWLRSPTLMNAYWQLPEASAETLRDGWLDTGDIGHLDDEGFLYITDRAKDLINRAGEKISASEVESCICEMPGVTEAAAFALDDEELGERLALVLRSDLQPAPTHEQVCAFIGQRLAAYKVPAEVHLRRDPLPRNASGKVIKAQLKESLVGA, from the coding sequence ATGAAGCTGGAACAGTGGCGCAACGCCTGGCAGCAATTGATTGGCCCTGGTTCGCCGTTCGAGGTGGTGTCTTCGCCCAACGACGGCCTGCGGTATTTTCGCCATGCACCTGCGAACTTGCTCGAAGCCATCGATGCAGGCCGTGCGCACGGTGAGCGTGAGTTTCTGGTGTGGGAGCAGCAACGGCTGACGTTCGCCGGGTTTTTCGATCAGGTCGACCGCCTGGCTGCGCAACTGGCGCAGCGCTTCGGGGTAAAGCAGGGTGATCGAGTGGCCATTGCCATGCGCAATCAGCCTGCCTGGCTGGTGGCCTTTGTCGCGGTGCAGCGTTGTGGCGCGGTGTGCGTGCCGTTGAACAGCTGGGGCCTGCGTGACGAATTGTTCCATGGCCTGCAAGACAGCGGTGCGCAGGTGCTGGTCTGTGACGAACAACGCCTGCAATTGCTGACCAGCGACCTGCTCGCACAGCGACTGGTCAGCATTGTGGTTGGCGTGCCGGCGGGGCAAGCATTAGCGGCCAACTGCCAGCGTTTCGAAGAGCTGATCCAGGGGCCGCTGCTGGCGCTGCCGGCCATCCAGATCAATCCGGCTGACCCGGCGCTTATCCTCTATACCTCTGGCACCACCAGCCGGGCCAAGGGCGTGCTGTCCAGCCATCGGGCCATTTGCCAGGCACTGGCAGCGCTGGAGTTCCAGTCGGCGTTCTGCGCCGTGAGTTCGCCCGAGCGTATCCAGGCGGTAATCGCCAGCGGCCTGGCGCCGACCAACCTGATGGCGGTGCCGCTGTTCCATGTCAGTGGCCTGCACGCGCAGTTTTTGCTGGGGCTGCGCAGCGGCCGGCGCTTGTTGCTGATGTATAAATGGGACGTGGACAAAGCCTTCGACCTGATTCGCGATGAGCGCTGTACCCAGTTCAATGGTGCACCGGTGATGATGCAGCAATTGCTTGGCTCGCCGCGGTTTGCCAGCACCGACAGCGACAGCCTGTACGGCCTCGGCCTGGGCGGGGCGGTGGCTTCCAGCCGGCTGCTGGCGCACATCAGCAAGCGCAAGCCCCATGCGATTGGCGGCAGTGGCTATGGCTTGACCGAAAGCAACGGCATCGGTGCCGCGGTGGGCGGCGATCAGTTCGTCTACAAGCCCGACTCGGTGGGCTGGCCGCTGCCGATCGTAGATGTATGCATCGGCCCGGACCCGTACTCACCGCTACCCGCGGGGCGCAGCGGTTTGATCTGGCTACGTTCGCCGACCCTGATGAACGCCTACTGGCAGTTGCCCGAAGCCAGTGCCGAGACCTTGCGCGACGGTTGGCTCGACACCGGTGATATTGGCCATCTGGACGACGAGGGCTTTCTGTACATCACCGACCGTGCCAAGGACCTGATCAACCGGGCGGGCGAGAAGATATCCGCCAGTGAAGTGGAGTCGTGTATCTGCGAAATGCCTGGGGTGACCGAGGCGGCCGCCTTTGCCCTGGACGATGAGGAACTGGGCGAGCGCCTGGCCCTGGTGTTGCGCAGCGACCTGCAGCCAGCGCCGACCCACGAGCAGGTGTGCGCCTTTATCGGCCAGCGCCTGGCGGCCTACAAGGTGCCAGCTGAGGTACACCTGCGCCGCGATCCGCTGCCGCGTAATGCGTCGGGCAAGGTGATCAAGGCGCAACTGAAGGAATCATTGGTCGGCGCCTGA
- a CDS encoding DUF1329 domain-containing protein: MKITTKGVMFVAAVAANVGLQGNALAQVSPEEAAKLGKELTCVGAEKAGNAEGTIPPYTGKYLGEVPGWNHVKFSGGQPVDPYANEKPILVITAQNMGQYESHLTEGQKALLKRYPTTYKMNIYPGHRDFRYPDYVCERAMKNALSAKLVDDGMGIEGIGQVPFPIPKNGMELLWNHQLPARAYTEEKVSDLASVLPNGSIGWGRAYARNLSQANSPTVEPKTEGQIQAMSWNTTLKPVRDNGVVSISQEPYNFLANPRQAWSYSPSTRRVRQLPGYGYDQPMIGTNGTMTVDEDRLYNGSPERFNWTLIGKREVYVPANAFKPNTGDIKYADMLTPNHPNPDYMRYELRRVWVLEAKLKEGYRHVYGKRVLFIDEDTWNAVVSDNYDSRGALWKHAMINYYYHPDMSAWQAGSQFFMDLNSGQYTGYAMTNESKKGPILNEAKFTPDMYTADAARAMGR; this comes from the coding sequence ATGAAAATAACAACAAAAGGCGTGATGTTCGTAGCTGCAGTGGCCGCCAATGTCGGCCTGCAAGGCAACGCACTTGCGCAAGTGTCGCCTGAAGAGGCTGCCAAACTCGGCAAGGAACTGACCTGTGTCGGTGCCGAGAAAGCCGGTAATGCCGAGGGCACCATTCCGCCCTACACCGGCAAGTACCTTGGCGAAGTGCCGGGCTGGAACCATGTGAAGTTTTCCGGCGGTCAACCGGTCGATCCCTACGCCAACGAGAAGCCCATCCTGGTGATCACCGCGCAGAACATGGGCCAGTACGAGAGCCATTTGACCGAAGGCCAGAAGGCCCTGCTCAAGCGCTATCCCACCACCTACAAAATGAACATCTACCCGGGCCATCGGGACTTCCGTTACCCGGACTATGTCTGTGAGCGGGCGATGAAGAACGCCTTGAGCGCCAAGCTGGTCGACGACGGCATGGGCATCGAAGGGATTGGCCAAGTACCGTTCCCGATTCCGAAAAACGGCATGGAGCTGCTGTGGAACCACCAGTTGCCGGCACGGGCCTACACCGAAGAAAAGGTCAGCGACCTGGCTTCGGTGTTGCCAAACGGCAGCATCGGCTGGGGCCGCGCCTATGCACGCAACCTCTCTCAAGCCAACTCACCGACCGTCGAGCCAAAAACCGAAGGCCAGATACAAGCCATGAGCTGGAACACCACCTTGAAGCCGGTGCGCGACAACGGTGTGGTGAGTATTTCGCAAGAGCCCTATAACTTCCTCGCCAACCCACGCCAGGCCTGGAGCTACAGCCCGTCCACCCGGCGTGTGCGGCAACTGCCGGGCTACGGGTACGATCAGCCGATGATCGGCACCAACGGCACCATGACGGTTGACGAAGACCGTCTTTACAACGGTTCGCCCGAGCGCTTCAACTGGACGCTGATCGGCAAGCGCGAAGTCTACGTGCCGGCCAACGCCTTCAAACCCAATACCGGTGACATCAAGTACGCCGACATGCTTACCCCCAACCACCCCAACCCCGATTACATGCGCTACGAGCTGCGCCGTGTGTGGGTGCTTGAGGCCAAGCTGAAAGAAGGCTACCGCCATGTATACGGCAAGCGTGTGCTGTTTATTGACGAAGACACCTGGAACGCGGTGGTTTCGGACAACTATGACAGCCGTGGTGCGTTGTGGAAGCACGCGATGATCAACTACTACTACCACCCGGACATGAGCGCCTGGCAGGCCGGTTCGCAGTTCTTCATGGACCTGAACTCGGGCCAGTACACCGGCTACGCCATGACCAACGAATCGAAGAAAGGACCGATTCTCAACGAAGCCAAATTCACCCCGGACATGTACACCGCCGATGCGGCGAGGGCGATGGGGCGGTAA
- a CDS encoding FAD-dependent oxidoreductase encodes MTKLSHLLAPGRIGPLQLRNRIIMAPMGSNFAEADGHCGERIQAYYEARAEGGAGLLIMGVCAVAFPAGTAEPYQVGVSSDEFIPGLAQLAERVHRHGAKIAMQLQHAGKNAIRDMAAGRPLWVPSLPPASTSDMMQALTPEELASFVSAVRGRKGGIEMRVMDQDDIAQMVEWFAAAAERAQRAGFDGVEIHAAHNYIIAGFLSPYYNRREDAYGGTVENRARLLLEVLAAIRARVGTGFGVWLRLDAEELLTPGGITLDDAKAVARLAEGAGADAVSVSAYAMTSSGVAFTEAPLVQKPGAFLQWTAAIKQCVSIPVIAVGRIEPETGDAAIAAGQCDFIAMGRKLLADPQLPNKLQAGELQAIRPCIYCYVCVSQIFINERVKCAVNPQTGHESERVITPVTAAQHVAVIGGGPAGLEAARVAALRGHRVTLLERSDRLGGTLFFAALAYPENGRLLDNLLYQVRQLPIDVRMGSTVDAALLRDLGVDQVIVATGAQRAAPGIPGAEQDHVWSGDELRRLMTGDRAEEIARRKLSLTQRTLMKAGNLIGVTDSTDAMQKLSRVWMPLGKRVIIVGGGLVGLELAEFLIARGRQVCVLESSGHLGRELAIVRRWRVLHGIRVHGGQLLTGVSVTAIDGNRVRYQTGEGEAAEVRGDSVVLASGATPDTRLSSALSSAGLKVVSIGDCQSLGYIEGAIAAGNRAGREA; translated from the coding sequence ATGACAAAACTCTCCCACTTGCTTGCGCCTGGCCGCATCGGCCCCCTTCAACTGCGTAATCGCATCATCATGGCGCCCATGGGCTCCAACTTCGCCGAAGCCGACGGGCACTGCGGCGAACGTATCCAGGCCTACTACGAAGCACGTGCCGAAGGCGGTGCCGGGCTGTTGATCATGGGCGTGTGCGCCGTCGCCTTCCCGGCCGGTACCGCCGAGCCGTACCAGGTCGGTGTCTCTTCTGATGAGTTCATCCCGGGCCTTGCGCAACTGGCTGAACGCGTGCACAGGCACGGCGCAAAGATCGCCATGCAGTTGCAGCACGCCGGCAAGAACGCCATACGGGACATGGCTGCGGGCCGGCCGCTGTGGGTGCCGTCGTTGCCCCCGGCCAGTACCTCCGACATGATGCAGGCCTTGACCCCGGAAGAGCTCGCCTCCTTTGTCAGCGCCGTACGCGGTCGCAAAGGCGGGATCGAGATGCGGGTGATGGACCAGGACGACATCGCACAGATGGTCGAGTGGTTCGCAGCCGCTGCCGAGCGTGCACAGCGCGCCGGGTTCGACGGTGTGGAAATCCATGCCGCGCACAACTACATCATCGCCGGCTTTTTATCGCCGTATTACAACCGCCGTGAAGACGCATACGGTGGCACAGTGGAAAACCGTGCACGCTTGCTGCTTGAGGTCCTGGCCGCCATACGCGCGCGGGTTGGCACCGGCTTTGGCGTCTGGCTGCGGCTGGATGCCGAAGAACTGCTCACCCCCGGTGGCATCACCCTCGACGATGCCAAGGCGGTTGCTCGCCTGGCTGAGGGTGCCGGCGCCGATGCAGTCAGTGTCTCGGCCTACGCCATGACCAGTAGCGGCGTGGCCTTTACCGAAGCGCCGCTGGTGCAAAAGCCCGGGGCTTTTCTCCAATGGACAGCGGCCATCAAGCAATGCGTAAGCATTCCGGTGATTGCCGTCGGGCGTATCGAACCAGAAACCGGCGACGCCGCGATTGCCGCCGGCCAGTGTGATTTCATCGCCATGGGCCGCAAGTTGCTGGCCGACCCACAATTGCCCAACAAACTGCAGGCCGGTGAGCTGCAGGCCATTCGACCGTGCATTTACTGCTACGTGTGTGTCAGCCAGATCTTTATCAACGAGCGGGTCAAATGCGCGGTCAACCCGCAAACCGGGCATGAAAGCGAGCGCGTCATCACGCCGGTGACAGCCGCGCAACATGTTGCGGTGATCGGCGGTGGCCCGGCGGGCCTGGAAGCCGCGCGCGTGGCGGCCTTGCGCGGCCATCGCGTGACGCTGCTCGAGCGCAGTGACCGCCTGGGCGGCACCCTGTTCTTTGCTGCCCTCGCCTACCCCGAAAACGGACGCCTGCTCGACAACCTGCTGTACCAGGTGCGGCAACTGCCCATCGATGTTCGCATGGGCAGTACGGTGGATGCAGCCTTGCTGCGCGACCTGGGCGTCGATCAAGTGATTGTGGCGACCGGCGCACAGCGCGCCGCACCGGGCATCCCAGGCGCCGAGCAGGATCATGTCTGGAGTGGTGATGAACTGCGCCGGCTGATGACCGGCGACCGTGCCGAAGAGATCGCCCGGCGCAAGCTGTCGCTGACGCAACGCACCCTGATGAAGGCCGGCAACCTGATCGGCGTCACCGACAGCACCGACGCCATGCAAAAGCTGTCACGCGTGTGGATGCCCCTGGGCAAACGCGTGATCATTGTCGGCGGTGGGCTGGTGGGGCTGGAGCTGGCAGAGTTCCTGATTGCACGTGGGCGTCAGGTGTGTGTGCTGGAAAGCAGCGGCCACCTGGGCCGGGAATTGGCGATTGTGCGGCGTTGGCGCGTGCTGCATGGCATCCGAGTGCACGGTGGGCAGCTGCTGACCGGGGTGAGCGTTACCGCCATCGACGGTAACCGCGTGCGCTATCAGACAGGCGAAGGTGAAGCTGCCGAGGTGCGCGGTGATTCGGTGGTGCTGGCCAGTGGTGCGACGCCTGATACCCGCCTGAGCAGTGCACTGAGCAGTGCCGGGTTGAAGGTCGTCAGCATTGGTGACTGTCAGAGCCTGGGTTACATCGAAGGCGCCATCGCCGCCGGCAATCGCGCTGGGCGAGAAGCCTGA